A stretch of the Dyella telluris genome encodes the following:
- a CDS encoding GlsB/YeaQ/YmgE family stress response membrane protein gives MHWLWVIIVGLVVGIIAKAVTPGKEAMGWIITAILGIAGSFISTYVGEKLGWWPEAGFMHFLGSILGAVVLLVIYHALFRRGATS, from the coding sequence ATGCATTGGTTATGGGTAATCATTGTCGGTCTGGTCGTCGGCATCATCGCCAAGGCGGTCACCCCGGGCAAAGAAGCCATGGGTTGGATCATCACCGCCATTCTCGGCATTGCCGGTTCGTTCATTTCCACCTATGTCGGCGAAAAGCTGGGCTGGTGGCCGGAAGCCGGTTTCATGCACTTCCTGGGCTCGATCCTCGGCGCCGTCGTGCTGCTGGTGATCTATCACGCCCTGTTCCGCCGCGGCGCCACCTCGTAG
- a CDS encoding YidB family protein → MSFLNDLLGGAQANSAGGSSLVAIAGQLIDKAGGVQGLVSMLQQHGLGDAVQSWVGSGTNQQVSGEQLGQALQNGGLGSVLQEAAGKLGVDQNQLIGQLSQVLPHAVDHLTPDGQVPEQGQGGFDLGSLASLAGKLLGGNKTA, encoded by the coding sequence ATGTCCTTCCTCAATGATCTGCTCGGTGGTGCCCAGGCCAATTCGGCTGGCGGTTCTTCCCTGGTGGCCATCGCCGGCCAGTTGATCGACAAGGCGGGCGGCGTGCAGGGTCTGGTGTCCATGCTGCAGCAGCACGGGCTGGGCGATGCGGTGCAGTCGTGGGTCGGCTCGGGCACCAACCAGCAGGTGTCCGGTGAACAGCTGGGCCAGGCGCTGCAGAACGGTGGCCTCGGTTCGGTGCTGCAGGAAGCCGCCGGCAAGCTGGGCGTGGACCAGAACCAGCTGATCGGCCAGCTCTCGCAGGTGCTGCCGCATGCGGTGGACCATCTGACCCCCGATGGCCAGGTGCCGGAGCAGGGCCAGGGTGGTTTCGACCTGGGTTCGCTCGCCTCGCTGGCGGGCAAGCTGCTCGGTGGCAACAAAACCGCCTGA
- a CDS encoding peptidylprolyl isomerase, whose translation MTINVTMTTNRGPIHLRLHDDKTPVTVASFVNLARRGYYDGLAFHRVIADFMIQGGCPEGSGRGGPGYRFEDEFNPSLRHDKPGVLSMANAGPRTNGSQFFITHGATPWLDGKHSVFGEILGAEDQAVVDAIRQGDVIEKVTVEGDVDALLAAQADRVKEWNAVLDERG comes from the coding sequence ATGACCATCAACGTCACCATGACCACCAACCGCGGTCCCATCCACCTGCGTCTGCACGACGACAAGACCCCGGTGACCGTGGCCAGCTTCGTCAACCTGGCGCGTCGCGGCTACTACGATGGCCTCGCGTTCCACCGCGTCATCGCCGACTTCATGATCCAGGGCGGTTGCCCGGAAGGCAGCGGTCGCGGTGGCCCGGGCTACCGCTTCGAGGACGAGTTCAACCCCTCGCTGCGTCATGACAAGCCGGGCGTGCTGTCCATGGCCAACGCCGGTCCGCGCACCAACGGCAGCCAGTTCTTCATCACCCATGGCGCCACGCCGTGGCTGGACGGCAAGCACAGCGTGTTCGGCGAAATCCTCGGCGCGGAAGACCAGGCCGTGGTCGACGCCATCCGCCAGGGCGACGTGATCGAAAAGGTCACCGTGGAAGGCGACGTCGACGCGCTGCTGGCCGCGCAGGCCGATCGCGTGAAGGAATGGAACGCGGTGCTCGACGAGCGCGGCTGA
- a CDS encoding 3-hydroxybutyrate oligomer hydrolase family protein: protein MGRVGRHLCPWILWRAPLPASSATTIATSKESGMQAPDFLRGEVRVTGHRQGDDLLSAGLGQSGLGAEPSSIAHPLRPTPAELRRRAIQSSWQGIADLGPLGGYGRVYGAVPDVPGREYQAFAWIPGAQSPHRVLVQVPDHFGPAHRCLVVTASSGSRGIYGAIALAGAWGLPRGCAVAYTDKGAGSGYFDPADDTGVALDGTRARRGSATLEFEPPRASAQGGIGIKHLHSGDNPEADWGRHVLQAAQFGLAMLDRAFPELAPFTAQNTRIIATGLSNGGGAVLQAAGLDDGHLLAGVVALEPNVLVPGQGRALFDYATEASIWLPCALADARFDSTPMARTPQGEVPPSWVQRCHQLHERGLLSAAHLAGQAAEAHERLRASGWTDEVMATAASTTALDLWRAITAGYASAYMRRGPDEMPCGFRYGGSGAIDPVIRASWWTDASGIPPGQGVGLSGGMDHSADASLPGALCLRTLWEDKDASTQALRDGVAATTVKQPRASLPLWVVHGADDGLLPASFTSEPYVAWLRAGGGRPLYWKVPGAQHFDAFLAIPGFGDRHVPLLPYGYAALDRLWAHLYEGAPWPVRVPTPAPRSRGTGTLTREALDLPATWTPGPV from the coding sequence ATGGGGCGAGTGGGCCGTCACCTTTGCCCGTGGATACTGTGGCGAGCGCCGTTGCCGGCGTCATCGGCAACGACCATCGCAACCTCAAAGGAGTCAGGCATGCAGGCACCCGATTTTCTGCGCGGCGAAGTGCGCGTCACCGGGCACCGCCAGGGCGATGACCTGCTGAGCGCGGGGTTGGGGCAGTCCGGGTTGGGCGCCGAGCCATCGTCCATCGCGCACCCGCTGCGTCCCACGCCGGCGGAATTGCGGCGGCGGGCGATCCAGTCCAGCTGGCAAGGCATCGCCGATCTGGGACCGCTGGGCGGTTATGGGCGTGTCTACGGGGCGGTGCCGGATGTTCCCGGGAGGGAGTATCAGGCGTTTGCCTGGATTCCCGGGGCGCAGTCCCCGCACCGGGTGCTGGTGCAGGTGCCGGACCATTTCGGCCCGGCGCATCGTTGCCTGGTGGTGACGGCCTCGTCCGGGTCCCGCGGCATCTACGGCGCCATCGCACTGGCGGGTGCCTGGGGGCTGCCCCGCGGCTGTGCCGTGGCCTACACCGACAAAGGGGCCGGCAGCGGCTATTTCGACCCCGCTGACGACACCGGCGTCGCGCTGGACGGTACGCGCGCCAGGCGCGGCAGCGCGACGCTGGAATTCGAGCCACCGCGGGCCTCCGCGCAGGGTGGCATCGGCATCAAGCACCTGCATTCCGGGGACAACCCCGAAGCGGACTGGGGTCGCCACGTGCTGCAGGCCGCGCAGTTCGGCCTGGCCATGCTGGATCGCGCATTTCCCGAGCTGGCGCCTTTCACGGCCCAGAACACCCGCATCATCGCCACCGGCCTTTCCAATGGTGGCGGGGCGGTGCTGCAGGCGGCGGGTCTGGATGACGGACACCTGCTGGCCGGTGTGGTGGCGCTGGAACCCAATGTGCTCGTGCCGGGGCAGGGCCGAGCCTTGTTCGACTACGCCACGGAAGCCTCGATCTGGCTGCCCTGCGCGCTGGCGGACGCTCGTTTTGACAGCACGCCGATGGCGCGTACCCCGCAAGGCGAGGTGCCGCCTTCATGGGTGCAGCGTTGCCACCAACTCCACGAACGCGGCCTACTTAGTGCCGCGCACCTTGCCGGGCAGGCCGCGGAAGCCCATGAACGCCTGCGTGCCAGCGGCTGGACGGATGAAGTCATGGCTACGGCCGCTTCCACCACGGCGCTGGACCTGTGGCGTGCCATTACCGCCGGCTACGCATCGGCTTATATGCGGCGCGGCCCGGACGAGATGCCCTGCGGATTCCGCTATGGCGGATCGGGGGCTATCGACCCCGTGATCAGGGCCAGCTGGTGGACGGATGCGTCGGGCATTCCACCCGGGCAGGGCGTGGGCCTGTCCGGCGGGATGGATCACTCGGCCGATGCGAGCTTGCCGGGCGCTCTTTGCCTGCGGACGCTCTGGGAGGACAAGGATGCGAGCACCCAGGCGTTGCGCGATGGCGTGGCGGCAACGACGGTGAAGCAGCCGCGGGCCAGTCTGCCGCTCTGGGTCGTGCATGGCGCTGACGATGGCCTGCTGCCCGCCTCGTTCACTTCCGAGCCCTACGTGGCCTGGCTCCGGGCCGGCGGCGGGCGACCGCTGTACTGGAAGGTGCCCGGCGCCCAGCATTTCGATGCCTTCCTCGCCATTCCCGGTTTCGGAGACCGGCACGTTCCACTGCTGCCCTACGGCTATGCCGCACTGGATCGCCTCTGGGCACACTTATATGAGGGAGCCCCGTGGCCGGTGAGGGTGCCCACGCCGGCGCCCAGGTCGCGCGGTACCGGCACCCTGACCCGGGAGGCGCTGGATCTGCCAGCCACCTGGACACCCGGGCCGGTCTAG
- the typA gene encoding translational GTPase TypA has translation MSIENLRNIAIVAHVDHGKTTLVDQLLKQSGTLNERTVLAERVMDSNDQEKERGITILAKNTAITWTDKKTDTKNRINIVDTPGHADFGGEVERVLSMVDTVLILVDAMDGPMPQTRFVTQKAFAMGFKPIVVVNKVDRPGARPEWVVEQVWDLFEKLGATDEQMEFPIVYASALNGYASLDENAREGDMTPLYEAIMQHAPKPDVDPEGAFQMRISQLDYNNFVGVIGIGRIQRGTLKKGMPVSVIDREGKKRQGKIGQVLGFLGLERIEQDSAEAGDIVAISGIPELTISDTVTSLEVPEALPALSVDEPMISMTFQVNNSPFVGNKDLSGGKFLTSRQLRERLDREKVHNVALRVEDGSDADKFLVSGRGELHLSVLIENMRREGYELAVSRPEVIIKEIDGQKMEPIEQLVVDIEEQHQGGVMERLGIRKGDLKNMVSDGKGRVRLEYLIPARGLIGFQNQFKTLTQGSGLLFHVFDHYGPYTPVAIAKRLNGVMIANAGGTTPAYSLGPLQDRGKLFAAEGDSVYEGQLIGIHAKDNDLTVNAIKPKPLTNMRASGKDDAIQLTPATKFSLEQALDFIDDDELVEVTPKEIRMRKKHLTENDRKKASRGVN, from the coding sequence ATGTCCATCGAAAATCTGCGCAATATCGCCATCGTGGCCCACGTTGACCACGGCAAGACCACGCTCGTCGACCAGCTGCTCAAGCAGTCCGGCACCCTCAACGAGCGCACCGTGCTCGCCGAGCGCGTGATGGACAGCAACGACCAGGAAAAGGAGCGTGGCATCACGATCCTGGCCAAGAACACGGCCATCACCTGGACCGACAAGAAGACCGACACCAAGAACCGCATCAACATCGTCGACACCCCAGGCCATGCCGACTTCGGCGGCGAAGTGGAGCGCGTGCTGTCGATGGTCGACACGGTGCTGATCCTGGTCGACGCGATGGACGGCCCGATGCCGCAGACGCGCTTCGTGACCCAGAAGGCCTTCGCCATGGGCTTCAAGCCCATCGTCGTGGTCAACAAGGTCGACCGTCCGGGCGCGCGTCCGGAGTGGGTGGTCGAGCAGGTGTGGGATCTGTTTGAAAAGCTCGGCGCCACCGACGAGCAGATGGAATTCCCGATCGTTTACGCCTCGGCGCTGAACGGCTACGCCTCGCTGGACGAGAACGCCCGCGAAGGCGACATGACCCCGCTGTACGAAGCGATCATGCAGCACGCGCCCAAGCCGGACGTGGATCCGGAAGGCGCCTTCCAGATGCGCATCAGCCAGCTGGACTACAACAACTTCGTCGGCGTCATCGGCATTGGCCGCATCCAGCGCGGCACCCTGAAGAAGGGCATGCCGGTCTCCGTGATCGACCGTGAAGGCAAGAAGCGCCAGGGCAAGATCGGCCAGGTGCTGGGCTTCCTCGGCCTCGAGCGCATCGAGCAGGACAGCGCCGAAGCCGGCGACATCGTCGCTATCTCGGGCATCCCCGAGCTGACCATTTCCGATACCGTCACCTCGCTGGAAGTGCCCGAAGCGCTGCCGGCGCTGAGCGTCGACGAGCCGATGATCAGCATGACCTTCCAGGTCAACAACTCGCCGTTCGTCGGCAACAAGGATCTGTCGGGCGGCAAGTTCCTCACCAGCCGCCAGCTGCGTGAGCGCCTGGATCGCGAGAAGGTGCACAACGTGGCACTGCGCGTGGAAGACGGCTCCGACGCCGACAAGTTCCTGGTCTCGGGCCGTGGCGAACTGCATCTGTCGGTGCTGATCGAAAACATGCGTCGCGAAGGCTACGAGCTGGCCGTGTCGCGTCCGGAAGTGATCATCAAGGAAATCGACGGCCAGAAGATGGAGCCGATCGAGCAGCTGGTGGTGGACATCGAAGAGCAGCACCAGGGTGGCGTGATGGAACGCCTGGGCATCCGCAAGGGTGACCTGAAGAACATGGTGTCGGACGGCAAGGGCCGCGTGCGCCTTGAATACCTGATCCCGGCCCGTGGCCTGATCGGCTTCCAGAACCAGTTCAAGACCCTCACCCAGGGTTCGGGCCTGCTGTTCCACGTGTTCGACCACTACGGTCCGTACACGCCGGTGGCCATCGCCAAGCGCCTCAACGGCGTGATGATCGCCAACGCCGGCGGCACCACCCCAGCCTACTCGCTTGGACCGCTGCAGGATCGCGGCAAGCTGTTCGCCGCCGAAGGTGATTCGGTGTACGAAGGCCAGCTGATCGGCATTCACGCCAAGGACAACGACCTCACCGTCAACGCCATCAAGCCCAAGCCGCTGACCAACATGCGCGCCTCGGGCAAGGACGATGCGATCCAGCTCACCCCGGCGACCAAGTTCTCGCTGGAGCAGGCACTGGACTTCATCGACGACGACGAGCTGGTCGAAGTCACGCCGAAGGAAATCCGCATGCGCAAGAAGCACCTGACGGAAAACGACCGCAAGAAGGCTTCGCGCGGCGTCAACTGA
- a CDS encoding glycine zipper 2TM domain-containing protein, translated as MKIRRTLAAITAIALLGACANTPAGSSTGATEIRAGVIEQISNVQIQTNHHTGVGAVVGGAVGLGVGSLIGGGTGRDVAMVLGAVGGAVAGNEVQKHYDKPVAGQQIIVRLKNGVLVSVTQPASSALHTGERVYVEGNGENARVVASQ; from the coding sequence ATGAAAATACGCCGCACCCTTGCCGCCATCACCGCCATCGCCCTGCTCGGCGCATGCGCCAACACACCCGCCGGCTCGTCCACCGGCGCCACGGAGATCCGTGCCGGCGTGATCGAGCAGATCAGCAACGTGCAGATCCAGACCAATCACCACACTGGCGTGGGTGCCGTGGTGGGCGGCGCCGTCGGCCTGGGCGTCGGCAGCCTGATCGGCGGTGGCACTGGGCGCGACGTGGCCATGGTGCTGGGCGCCGTGGGCGGCGCAGTGGCCGGCAACGAGGTACAGAAACACTACGACAAGCCCGTGGCTGGCCAGCAGATCATCGTGCGCCTGAAGAACGGCGTGCTGGTCTCCGTCACCCAGCCGGCCTCGTCAGCGCTCCACACAGGCGAGCGAGTCTACGTCGAGGGCAACGGAGAGAACGCCCGCGTGGTTGCCTCGCAGTAA
- a CDS encoding carbohydrate porin — MRFQLATTAACLLSATCMLHADEPSLFVPQWLGAQYTFVDQHQDSLHSPYSGPLSLHANGDTERSHTFGAYFGVPLPAHLQFYLDVEMFKGEGVSGATGLGGLTNGDVIRAGSNNLPKTPYVARAFLRWTQALGDGTTHVERAQDQLPGDEADERVEVKLGKMSVTDDFDKNRYAGSTRTQFMNWALFNNTAWDFAADTRGYTDGLVLALVRKTWSLRYGIYRMPYEANGQRLVNALGQSQNQQVELTLQPQSDGWALRFLAYRNTARMGIYSDALAIAEATGQPPDIHADDAPGRHKYGFGINGELPLADHGDTGLFMRAGWNDGHTESFVFTEVDRTMTAGFQLSGVHWSRPTDHVSVAVAVNGLSGDHRDYLAAGGNGFVLGDGALNYGREQILEAYYSFTPFAHFTLSPDLQLVHNPGYNRDRGPARFVGLRAHIDI; from the coding sequence ATGCGATTCCAACTCGCCACCACCGCAGCATGCCTGTTGTCCGCCACGTGCATGCTCCACGCCGACGAACCCAGCCTGTTCGTACCGCAGTGGCTGGGCGCGCAATACACCTTCGTCGACCAGCACCAGGATTCGCTGCACTCGCCCTACTCAGGCCCGCTCAGCCTGCACGCGAATGGCGATACCGAACGCTCCCACACCTTCGGCGCGTACTTCGGCGTGCCGTTGCCAGCGCATCTGCAGTTCTATCTCGACGTGGAAATGTTCAAGGGCGAAGGCGTGTCCGGCGCCACGGGCCTGGGTGGCCTGACCAACGGCGACGTGATCCGGGCCGGCTCCAACAACCTGCCCAAGACGCCCTATGTGGCACGCGCCTTCCTTCGTTGGACGCAAGCACTGGGCGATGGAACAACCCACGTGGAGCGGGCGCAGGATCAACTGCCCGGTGACGAAGCCGACGAACGCGTCGAGGTGAAGCTGGGCAAGATGTCGGTGACCGACGACTTCGACAAGAACCGCTACGCCGGCAGCACCCGCACCCAGTTCATGAACTGGGCGCTGTTCAACAACACCGCCTGGGATTTCGCTGCCGATACACGCGGCTACACCGACGGCCTGGTGTTGGCCCTGGTACGCAAGACCTGGAGCCTGCGCTACGGCATCTACCGGATGCCTTATGAAGCCAACGGGCAACGCCTGGTCAACGCGCTGGGGCAATCGCAGAACCAGCAGGTCGAGCTGACCCTGCAGCCGCAATCCGATGGCTGGGCACTGCGCTTTCTTGCCTATCGCAACACCGCACGCATGGGCATCTACAGCGATGCCCTGGCCATTGCCGAAGCCACCGGCCAGCCCCCGGACATCCACGCCGACGACGCACCCGGCCGGCATAAATACGGCTTTGGCATCAACGGCGAACTGCCGCTCGCCGACCACGGCGACACCGGCCTGTTCATGCGCGCAGGCTGGAACGACGGCCATACCGAATCGTTCGTGTTCACCGAGGTGGATCGCACGATGACCGCCGGCTTCCAGTTGTCCGGCGTGCACTGGTCGCGCCCTACCGACCACGTCTCGGTGGCCGTCGCGGTCAATGGCCTGTCAGGCGACCATCGCGATTATCTAGCCGCTGGCGGCAATGGCTTCGTGCTGGGGGATGGCGCACTGAACTACGGCCGTGAACAGATTCTTGAGGCGTACTACAGCTTCACGCCCTTCGCGCACTTCACGCTGAGCCCCGACCTGCAACTGGTCCACAACCCGGGCTACAACCGGGACCGCGGCCCGGCGCGATTCGTAGGGTTGCGCGCGCACATCGACATCTGA
- a CDS encoding class I SAM-dependent DNA methyltransferase — translation MPKIYDRAYFDKWYRHPDHTVASPAELRRKIAMVVAQAEYYLGRPVRSVLDVGCGEGVWRAPLLKLRPGLHYQGLEASEYAVSRFGRSRNIGLARFGQLEYLRFDHRFDVIVCTDVLHYLKPAEIRAGLGGISDMLEGVAFLEVFTNKDGVDGDMDGFHARAPSWYLKAFNDAGLMPCGSHCYLGPRLERRVAALERVQSS, via the coding sequence GTGCCCAAGATTTACGACCGCGCCTATTTCGACAAGTGGTATCGGCACCCCGACCATACGGTGGCCTCGCCGGCCGAACTGCGCCGCAAGATCGCCATGGTGGTGGCGCAGGCCGAGTATTACCTCGGGCGCCCGGTGCGCTCGGTGCTCGACGTGGGCTGCGGCGAGGGTGTATGGCGTGCGCCTCTGCTCAAGCTGCGCCCCGGCCTTCATTATCAGGGGCTGGAGGCAAGCGAGTATGCAGTGTCCCGCTTCGGGCGCAGCCGCAATATCGGCCTGGCGCGTTTCGGCCAGCTGGAGTACCTGCGCTTCGATCACCGCTTCGACGTCATCGTCTGTACCGACGTACTGCATTACCTCAAGCCGGCCGAGATCCGCGCGGGCCTTGGAGGCATCAGCGACATGCTCGAGGGCGTGGCCTTTCTCGAGGTGTTCACCAACAAGGACGGTGTCGATGGCGACATGGATGGCTTCCACGCGCGTGCACCGTCCTGGTACCTGAAGGCCTTCAACGACGCCGGCTTGATGCCGTGCGGCTCGCACTGTTATCTCGGCCCGCGCCTGGAGCGTCGCGTGGCGGCGCTGGAGCGCGTGCAAAGCAGCTGA
- a CDS encoding esterase/lipase family protein, producing the protein MAENNSFRNRYPIILVHGIFGWGRDEVLGFKYWGGNVDIEARLNDMHYRTQTATVGPVSSSWERAVELYHYLVGGRVDYGAAHASKYGIQRYGHTFPGIYPQVSHTNKIHLVGHSMGAQTICELESMLRNGSQEERDYHQAHPGDTISELFLGGKNWVHSITGVAPGFNGTTFLDTTNGPVNMMNLFRQNMLCLATANGADPTNFVYDFKLDQWGLKREKGEHFIEYLERIIDSDLWKSRDTALFDISTAGAAKIVRERIRLFPGTHYFSFSGKTTFINPRTGYALPLPATHPALYLGALVMGRNHGNPELPGEPIEWRDSDGCIPCAGTRYIFDHPHRDADPLDMSFPAGIWNAFPVMHDCDHMALVGIGAAYQSERKDIMPFYADMARILTATEQQTDAAHADAATAHGATHPTHRQASTTKASAPHAKHHDAKAPPKRKH; encoded by the coding sequence ATGGCAGAAAACAACAGCTTCAGAAACCGGTACCCAATCATCCTTGTGCACGGCATCTTTGGATGGGGTCGCGACGAAGTGCTGGGATTCAAGTATTGGGGCGGCAATGTCGACATCGAGGCCCGCCTCAACGACATGCACTATCGCACCCAGACGGCCACCGTCGGCCCGGTGTCCAGTAGTTGGGAACGCGCCGTGGAGCTTTATCACTACCTCGTGGGCGGCAGGGTCGATTACGGTGCGGCACACGCCAGCAAGTACGGCATCCAGCGATACGGCCACACTTTCCCCGGCATCTACCCGCAGGTCAGCCACACCAACAAGATCCACCTCGTGGGACACAGCATGGGCGCCCAGACCATCTGCGAACTCGAATCCATGCTGCGCAACGGATCACAGGAAGAGCGCGACTACCATCAGGCCCATCCTGGGGACACGATCTCCGAGCTGTTCCTGGGTGGCAAGAACTGGGTCCACAGCATCACGGGCGTGGCGCCCGGGTTCAACGGCACCACGTTTCTCGATACCACCAATGGTCCGGTCAACATGATGAACCTGTTCAGGCAAAACATGCTGTGCCTGGCAACCGCCAACGGTGCCGACCCGACCAATTTCGTCTACGACTTCAAGCTTGACCAATGGGGCCTCAAGCGTGAAAAGGGCGAGCATTTCATCGAGTACCTGGAGCGGATCATCGACAGCGACCTCTGGAAGTCGCGCGACACCGCGCTATTTGACATCTCGACCGCGGGCGCCGCGAAGATCGTGCGCGAACGGATCCGCCTCTTCCCGGGAACGCACTATTTCAGCTTCTCCGGCAAGACCACCTTCATCAATCCCAGGACAGGGTATGCCCTCCCGCTGCCGGCCACTCACCCTGCCCTGTACCTTGGTGCACTGGTCATGGGCCGCAACCATGGCAATCCTGAGCTGCCGGGCGAGCCCATCGAATGGCGCGACAGCGACGGGTGCATCCCCTGCGCGGGCACCCGATACATATTCGATCACCCCCACCGTGACGCCGATCCCCTCGACATGTCCTTCCCGGCGGGCATCTGGAATGCCTTCCCGGTCATGCACGATTGTGACCATATGGCGCTGGTCGGCATCGGCGCCGCCTACCAGTCGGAACGAAAGGACATCATGCCGTTCTATGCGGACATGGCCCGCATACTGACGGCGACCGAGCAGCAAACGGATGCCGCGCATGCCGATGCCGCCACGGCACACGGCGCAACGCATCCGACGCACCGGCAGGCAAGCACCACGAAAGCCAGTGCACCCCATGCAAAGCATCATGACGCCAAGGCTCCCCCGAAACGAAAGCACTGA
- a CDS encoding DUF1800 domain-containing protein — translation MLLALGTGAAAARDAHALSQDDIDWLRRDSFELDSTTVSMYRDLGRSRLLDRQLDGRVGDELPAPINALINSYEAGSVSTEQLLTNLRDEQENIKAMPDGDAKTAARKAQQQHANDLLQQAQEIEMLHAIYGPNQLKEQMVWFWLNHFSVYGAKGRVRWVAADYVQNTIRPHALGKFRDLVMATLESPAMMEFLDNAQNAKGHVNENYARELMELHTLGVGSGYTQQDVQQLALILTGAGVAPLRDPKNMRPRVAEMVVRNGMFEFNPRRHDFSDKVLLGHKIKGSGFDEISEAVDLITRQPACAQFVSRKLAEYFVSDTPSPELVARMAHTFQRTDGDIAEVLQTMFDSKELAASYGKKFKDPMQFVVSSVRMAYDGKPIANAKPLLNWLNQLGEPVFGRLTPDGWPLDSTGWSSSGQMAKRFEIAGAIGTGNNRLLTPEGQPKSGGDFPMLTTRLYYDTFDTKLSVPTRDALAKATTQQEWNTFLLSSPDFNYR, via the coding sequence ATGCTGCTGGCACTTGGCACAGGCGCCGCGGCGGCCCGCGACGCCCACGCGCTGTCGCAGGACGACATCGACTGGCTTCGTCGCGACAGCTTCGAACTCGACAGCACCACTGTATCCATGTACCGGGACCTGGGCCGCTCGCGCCTGCTCGACCGGCAACTGGATGGCCGCGTCGGCGACGAGCTGCCGGCACCGATCAATGCCCTGATCAATTCCTATGAAGCGGGCAGCGTTTCAACGGAACAGCTCCTGACCAACCTGCGTGACGAGCAGGAGAACATCAAGGCAATGCCCGATGGCGACGCCAAGACCGCCGCCAGGAAGGCCCAGCAACAGCACGCCAACGACCTGCTGCAGCAAGCGCAGGAAATCGAGATGCTGCACGCCATCTATGGACCGAACCAGCTCAAGGAACAGATGGTGTGGTTCTGGCTGAACCATTTCAGCGTGTATGGCGCCAAGGGCCGCGTGCGTTGGGTGGCGGCCGACTACGTGCAGAACACCATCCGTCCGCATGCGCTGGGCAAGTTCCGCGACCTGGTGATGGCGACGCTGGAAAGCCCGGCGATGATGGAGTTCCTGGACAACGCGCAGAACGCCAAGGGCCACGTCAACGAGAACTATGCCCGCGAACTGATGGAGCTGCACACGCTGGGCGTGGGCTCGGGCTATACGCAGCAGGACGTGCAGCAACTCGCACTGATCCTTACCGGTGCTGGCGTCGCGCCGCTGCGTGATCCCAAGAATATGCGCCCGCGCGTAGCGGAGATGGTTGTACGCAACGGCATGTTCGAATTCAATCCCCGACGCCATGACTTCAGCGACAAGGTGTTGCTGGGCCACAAGATCAAGGGCAGCGGCTTCGACGAAATCAGCGAGGCGGTGGACCTGATCACCAGGCAGCCCGCCTGCGCCCAGTTCGTCTCCAGGAAGCTCGCGGAATACTTCGTGTCCGACACCCCGTCGCCCGAGCTGGTGGCCAGGATGGCCCACACCTTCCAGCGCACCGATGGTGACATCGCCGAAGTGCTGCAGACCATGTTCGACTCCAAGGAACTGGCCGCCAGCTACGGCAAGAAGTTCAAGGACCCGATGCAGTTCGTGGTGTCTTCCGTGCGCATGGCCTATGACGGCAAGCCCATCGCCAACGCCAAGCCGCTGCTCAACTGGCTCAACCAGCTGGGCGAGCCGGTGTTCGGCCGGCTGACTCCGGATGGCTGGCCACTGGACAGCACCGGCTGGTCCAGTTCCGGCCAGATGGCCAAGCGCTTCGAGATCGCCGGCGCCATCGGCACGGGCAACAACCGCCTTCTGACACCGGAAGGCCAGCCCAAGAGCGGTGGCGATTTCCCCATGCTGACTACGCGGCTCTATTACGACACCTTCGACACCAAGCTGAGCGTGCCCACGCGTGACGCGCTCGCCAAGGCCACTACGCAGCAGGAATGGAACACCTTCCTGCTCTCCTCACCCGACTTCAACTACCGCTGA